In a single window of the Serratia quinivorans genome:
- a CDS encoding Protein of uncharacterised function (DUF3156): protein MIAALQRYPQIGQTLEQLDFRRIQLTVVAGRWRLEIEHFAASEVVSRLPAGRRYLRLEPEQRRLLLSSLLMIGQLMEKIDE, encoded by the coding sequence GTGATCGCCGCCCTGCAGCGTTATCCGCAGATCGGCCAAACGCTGGAGCAACTTGATTTTCGTCGTATTCAACTGACGGTGGTTGCCGGTCGTTGGCGGTTGGAGATCGAACATTTTGCCGCTTCGGAAGTGGTCAGCCGTTTGCCCGCCGGTCGTCGCTATCTGCGGCTGGAGCCGGAGCAACGGCGGTTGCTGCTCAGCAGCCTGCTGATGATCGGCCAATTGATGGAGAAAATCGATGAGTAG
- the hpcB gene encoding 3,4-dihydroxyphenylacetate 2,3-dioxygenase, with amino-acid sequence MGKLALAAKITHVPSMYLSEMPGKNHGCRQAAIDGHKEISARCREMGVDTIIVFDTHWLVNSAYHINCSPHFEGLYTSNELPHFIRDMTYEYEGNPALGQLIAAEACKLGVRAKAHEIPSLKLEYGTLVPMRYMNSDKHFKVISISAFCTVHDFADSRRLGEAIKTAIEKYDGTVAVLASGSLSHRFIDDQRAEEGMNSYTRQFDQQMDERVVKLWEEGRFREFCEMLPEYADYCYGEGNMHDTVMLLGLLGWDKYDGKVEFVTPLFASSGTGQVNAIFPLPAEA; translated from the coding sequence ATGGGCAAATTGGCTTTAGCAGCAAAGATCACTCATGTGCCGTCAATGTATCTGTCGGAAATGCCTGGAAAAAACCATGGTTGCCGCCAGGCGGCGATCGACGGTCATAAAGAGATCAGCGCGCGCTGCCGTGAAATGGGCGTCGACACCATTATTGTGTTCGATACCCACTGGTTGGTGAACAGCGCCTATCACATCAATTGCAGCCCGCATTTCGAAGGGCTGTATACCAGCAACGAACTGCCGCACTTCATCCGCGACATGACCTACGAATACGAAGGCAACCCGGCCCTGGGTCAGTTGATTGCCGCTGAAGCCTGCAAACTCGGGGTACGCGCCAAAGCGCATGAGATCCCAAGCCTGAAGCTGGAGTACGGCACGCTGGTGCCGATGCGCTACATGAATAGCGACAAACATTTCAAAGTGATCTCGATTTCGGCGTTTTGCACCGTGCATGACTTTGCCGACAGTCGTCGGTTAGGTGAGGCGATCAAAACCGCGATTGAGAAATACGACGGGACGGTGGCGGTATTGGCCAGCGGTTCGCTTTCACACCGTTTCATCGACGACCAGCGTGCCGAAGAAGGTATGAACAGCTACACCCGTCAGTTTGACCAGCAGATGGACGAACGGGTGGTCAAGCTGTGGGAGGAAGGGCGCTTTCGCGAGTTTTGCGAAATGCTGCCGGAGTACGCCGACTACTGCTACGGCGAGGGCAACATGCATGACACCGTGATGCTGCTCGGCCTGCTGGGCTGGGACAAATATGACGGCAAGGTGGAGTTTGTTACCCCGCTGTTTGCCAGTTCCGGCACCGGGCAAGTCAACGCCATCTTCCCGCTGCCGGCCGAAGCCTGA
- the moaF gene encoding Molybdenum cofactor biosynthesis protein F — translation MSTEAIFIQVGALAEGFAPHSNTLEQQHGMSGTTLALRFADGETLSCHFVDQQTLSWGEYRGIAYRATSIRPGILFIDFLDPAQDNASITLVCDRNQGNFTAVYGQLPDEQQTRLDAFSRVEQGLPLTAVNAEFHFGTLDDATVAPPDFTDELIGMRNMYTYSPTERYEHIYLNDNFYAWQCLDGVEKGLADVDRCHYVKVAEKLYLFVWREKIVPTLGVVMIDLQGMRTDGKILGYQGSDFSALSNFAVGAHAQVLNTTRHPQG, via the coding sequence ATGAGTACAGAAGCGATATTCATTCAGGTTGGCGCACTGGCGGAAGGCTTTGCGCCGCACAGCAATACGCTGGAACAGCAGCACGGCATGAGCGGCACCACGCTGGCACTGCGCTTTGCCGACGGGGAAACGCTGAGCTGTCATTTCGTCGATCAGCAGACGCTGAGCTGGGGCGAGTACCGGGGCATCGCTTATCGCGCCACCAGCATTCGCCCCGGCATTCTGTTTATTGATTTTCTCGATCCCGCGCAGGACAACGCCAGTATTACGCTGGTGTGCGATCGCAATCAGGGCAATTTCACGGCGGTCTACGGCCAGTTGCCGGACGAACAGCAAACCCGTCTGGACGCTTTCAGCCGCGTAGAACAAGGGTTGCCGCTGACGGCGGTCAATGCGGAGTTCCATTTCGGCACGCTGGATGACGCTACCGTTGCGCCGCCGGATTTCACCGATGAGTTAATCGGCATGCGCAATATGTACACCTACAGCCCGACCGAACGCTATGAGCACATTTACCTGAACGACAATTTCTACGCCTGGCAGTGTCTGGACGGGGTAGAGAAGGGGTTGGCGGATGTCGATCGTTGTCATTACGTGAAGGTGGCGGAAAAACTTTACCTGTTCGTGTGGCGCGAGAAGATCGTGCCGACGCTGGGCGTGGTGATGATTGATCTGCAGGGCATGCGCACCGACGGCAAGATCCTCGGGTATCAGGGCAGCGATTTCAGCGCGCTGAGCAATTTTGCCGTGGGTGCTCATGCACAGGTGCTGAACACCACGCGTCATCCACAGGGCTAG
- the badR gene encoding Benzoate anaerobic degradation regulator: MHESLTIALLQARETAMGFFRPILKSHNLTEQQWRIIRVLANSRSIEFHELAAETCILRPSLTGILSRMERDKLIFRLKPVNDQRKLYVSLTQQGQELYEVARHQVEQGYAEIEAAFSQQKMGQLMTLLDELNRLGDQLPANVTAHPTKKP; the protein is encoded by the coding sequence ATGCATGAATCCTTAACCATTGCCCTGCTACAGGCGCGTGAAACCGCCATGGGGTTTTTCCGCCCGATCCTGAAAAGCCATAATCTGACCGAGCAGCAGTGGCGCATCATTCGCGTGTTGGCCAACAGCCGTTCAATTGAGTTCCACGAGTTGGCGGCAGAAACCTGCATTCTGCGCCCCAGCCTGACCGGCATTTTGTCGCGCATGGAGCGCGACAAGCTGATCTTCCGTCTGAAACCGGTTAACGATCAGCGCAAGCTGTATGTATCGCTGACCCAGCAGGGCCAGGAGCTGTATGAAGTGGCGCGCCATCAGGTGGAACAGGGCTACGCGGAGATTGAAGCCGCCTTTTCGCAGCAGAAGATGGGCCAACTGATGACGCTGCTGGACGAACTGAACCGGCTTGGCGACCAACTGCCCGCCAACGTGACCGCCCATCCGACAAAAAAGCCGTAG
- the hpcE_1 gene encoding Homoprotocatechuate catabolism bifunctional isomerase/decarboxylase, producing MKHARIRHHGQIFNVSVDQQLRVTLPDGSVLNELDVEWLPPAQGTVFALGLNYADHASELEFKAPEEPLVFLKAPNTLSGHRQVSVRPADVEYMHYEAELVAVIGKTARNVSRENAMDYVAGYTLCNDYAIRDYLENYYRPNLRVKSRDTLTPIGPYIVDRDDIADPHRLALSTYVNGELRQRGSTGDMIFDIPYLISYLSEFMTLQPGDMIATGTPKGLADVQPGDEVVVEIEGIGRLVNHIISEKDYEESLR from the coding sequence ATGAAACACGCCCGTATTCGCCATCACGGCCAAATCTTTAACGTCAGCGTTGATCAGCAACTGCGTGTCACCCTGCCGGACGGCAGCGTGCTCAATGAACTGGACGTCGAATGGTTGCCACCGGCGCAGGGCACGGTATTTGCCCTGGGCCTGAACTATGCCGACCATGCCAGCGAACTGGAATTCAAGGCGCCGGAAGAACCGCTGGTGTTCCTGAAGGCCCCCAACACCCTGTCCGGCCACCGTCAGGTGTCGGTGCGCCCGGCCGACGTCGAGTATATGCACTACGAAGCCGAGCTGGTGGCGGTGATCGGCAAAACGGCACGCAACGTCAGCCGTGAGAACGCCATGGACTACGTGGCGGGTTACACCCTGTGTAACGACTACGCCATCCGCGACTATCTGGAAAATTATTACCGCCCGAACCTGCGGGTGAAAAGCCGCGACACCCTGACGCCGATTGGGCCGTACATCGTCGATCGCGATGATATCGCCGATCCGCACCGTCTGGCGCTCAGCACTTACGTCAACGGTGAGCTGCGCCAGCGCGGCAGCACCGGCGACATGATTTTTGATATCCCCTATTTGATCAGTTACCTGAGCGAATTTATGACGCTGCAGCCGGGCGACATGATCGCCACCGGCACGCCGAAAGGGTTGGCCGACGTGCAGCCGGGGGACGAAGTGGTGGTGGAGATCGAGGGCATTGGCCGTTTGGTTAACCACATCATCAGTGAAAAAGATTACGAGGAAAGCCTGCGATGA
- the bdhA_1 gene encoding D-beta-hydroxybutyrate dehydrogenase translates to MSRVVVITGGGTGVGAACARLLAAHGDRVFIIGRRREPLAALADEIGAQALVGDAASGECWQSLLLPAILQQAGRIDCLIGCAGGMGVGRITEIGDDDWRQALDSNLNSAFASARACLPELVKSGGNLLFVASIASLAAGPEVCGYVTAKHALIGLMRSIARDYGPLGVRANAVCPGWVTTPMADEEMQPLMAAHQLTLEQAYQRVCRDVPLRRPASAEEIAGICRFLCSPEASIITGAALVADGGSTIVDVPTLAFTSL, encoded by the coding sequence ATGAGTAGAGTGGTGGTGATTACCGGTGGTGGCACCGGCGTGGGGGCCGCCTGCGCCCGGTTATTGGCAGCCCACGGCGATCGGGTGTTTATCATCGGGCGCCGCCGTGAACCGCTGGCCGCGCTGGCCGATGAGATTGGCGCTCAGGCGTTGGTCGGCGATGCCGCCAGCGGGGAGTGTTGGCAAAGCCTGCTGCTGCCGGCCATTTTGCAACAGGCCGGGCGCATCGACTGCCTGATCGGCTGCGCCGGCGGCATGGGGGTGGGGCGTATTACCGAGATCGGTGACGATGACTGGCGTCAGGCGCTGGACAGCAACCTCAACAGCGCTTTTGCCAGCGCCCGTGCGTGCCTGCCGGAGCTGGTGAAAAGCGGTGGCAACCTGCTGTTTGTCGCCTCTATTGCTTCGCTGGCAGCCGGGCCGGAAGTCTGCGGCTATGTGACTGCCAAACATGCGCTGATCGGGCTGATGCGATCTATCGCCCGTGACTACGGCCCGCTGGGAGTGCGCGCAAACGCGGTGTGCCCTGGTTGGGTGACGACGCCGATGGCGGATGAAGAGATGCAGCCGTTGATGGCCGCGCACCAACTGACGCTGGAACAAGCCTACCAGCGGGTGTGCCGCGACGTGCCGTTACGCCGCCCGGCCAGTGCCGAAGAAATCGCCGGCATCTGCCGTTTTCTCTGTTCGCCAGAGGCATCAATTATTACCGGCGCGGCGCTGGTGGCCGACGGCGGCTCAACCATTGTCGACGTGCCGACTTTGGCATTCACTTCCCTTTAA
- the budC gene encoding Diacetyl reductase [(S)-acetoin forming], with amino-acid sequence MKTTYAADTFSGQVVLVTGGAQGIGLAIVSAFARLGATVVMADLQLKKAQDAAETLQQQGWRVQAMACDLADPGQIAERVAAVGQQHQRLDVVIHNAAYFPLTPFAEIDVVLLQRTLSVNLMAPFFLAQAALPWMQRQGGGSILVTSSVTGPRVAYPGLAHYAASKAGVNGFIRAAALELAAAGIRVNGVEPGMIRTPAMANLGGAAVNQAIAAAVPLGRLGEPEDIAAAMVFLASPAAAYITGQTLVVDGGALLPEAHP; translated from the coding sequence ATGAAGACAACTTATGCGGCCGATACCTTTAGCGGTCAGGTGGTGCTGGTGACCGGCGGCGCGCAGGGCATTGGGCTGGCGATTGTCAGCGCCTTTGCCCGGCTGGGGGCGACGGTGGTGATGGCGGATCTGCAACTGAAAAAGGCGCAGGATGCCGCCGAGACGCTGCAGCAGCAGGGCTGGCGGGTGCAGGCGATGGCCTGTGATCTGGCCGACCCTGGGCAAATAGCTGAACGGGTGGCGGCGGTGGGGCAGCAGCATCAGCGGCTGGATGTGGTGATTCATAACGCAGCCTACTTCCCGTTGACCCCTTTTGCCGAGATTGACGTGGTGCTGTTGCAACGTACGCTGAGCGTCAATCTGATGGCCCCGTTTTTTCTGGCACAGGCGGCGTTGCCGTGGATGCAGCGCCAGGGCGGCGGCAGCATTCTGGTGACCTCGTCGGTGACCGGGCCACGGGTGGCTTATCCGGGGCTGGCGCACTATGCCGCCTCCAAAGCCGGGGTTAACGGTTTTATTCGGGCGGCGGCGCTGGAGCTGGCGGCGGCGGGCATTCGGGTCAATGGCGTGGAGCCGGGGATGATCCGCACGCCGGCAATGGCCAATCTGGGGGGCGCGGCGGTCAATCAGGCTATTGCCGCAGCGGTACCGCTTGGGCGGCTGGGGGAGCCGGAAGACATCGCGGCGGCGATGGTGTTTCTCGCCTCTCCGGCGGCGGCCTATATCACCGGCCAAACGCTGGTGGTGGATGGCGGCGCACTACTCCCCGAGGCTCATCCGTAA
- the hpcE_2 gene encoding Homoprotocatechuate catabolism bifunctional isomerase/decarboxylase, giving the protein MKGTVFSVALNHRSQMDAWDQAFHQPPYKTPPKTPVWFIKPRNTHLANGGAIPFPAGEQVQSGATLAVVIGNTARKVPAERVADYLAGYALANDVSLPESSFYRPAIKAKCRDGFCPLGDIGQLATSDRLEIITEINGVEQDRWSTADLVRSVPELIAAISDFITLQPGDAVLIGTPHQRVEIKPGDEVTVRAAGLPTLTNRVTQAGGAS; this is encoded by the coding sequence ATGAAAGGCACCGTTTTTTCCGTCGCGTTGAACCACCGCAGCCAGATGGACGCCTGGGATCAGGCGTTTCATCAGCCACCTTATAAAACCCCGCCGAAGACCCCGGTGTGGTTTATCAAACCCCGCAATACCCACCTCGCCAACGGCGGGGCGATCCCGTTTCCTGCCGGTGAGCAAGTGCAGAGCGGCGCCACGCTGGCGGTGGTGATTGGCAACACTGCGCGCAAGGTTCCTGCCGAACGGGTGGCCGATTATCTGGCCGGCTATGCGTTGGCCAATGATGTCAGCCTGCCGGAAAGCAGTTTTTACCGCCCGGCGATCAAAGCAAAATGCCGCGATGGCTTCTGTCCCTTGGGGGATATCGGTCAACTGGCAACCAGCGACAGGCTGGAAATTATCACCGAAATCAACGGCGTGGAGCAGGACCGCTGGTCGACGGCCGATCTGGTGCGTTCAGTGCCGGAACTGATCGCCGCCATCAGCGATTTTATTACCCTGCAGCCGGGCGACGCGGTGCTGATCGGAACGCCGCACCAGCGGGTGGAGATTAAACCTGGGGATGAAGTGACGGTACGCGCCGCCGGTCTGCCGACCCTGACCAACCGCGTGACGCAGGCAGGAGGAGCATCATGA
- the betB_3 gene encoding Betaine aldehyde dehydrogenase, translating to MKTINHWINGKNVASKEYFTTTNPANGEVLAEVASGGQLEIEQAVAAAKAAFPKWANTPMKERARLMRRLGELIDENVPQIAEMETADTGLPIHQTKNVLIPRASHNFEFFAEICQQMNGRTYPVDDKMLNYTLIQPVGVCALVSPWNVPFMTATWKTAPCLALGNTAVLKMSELSPLTADRLGELALEAGIPAGVLNVVQGYGATAGDALVRHKDVRAVSFTGGTATGRRIIESAGLKKFSMELGGKSPVLIFEDADIERALDAALFTIFSINGERCTAGSRIFIQESIYPEFVKRFAERANRLRVGDPQDPNTQVGALISPQHWEKVSGYIRLGLEEGATLLAGGPDKPAGLSHGNFLRPTVLADVDNRMRIAQEEIFGPVACLLPFKSEEDGLRMANDVEYGLASYIWTQDVSKVLRLARNIEAGMVFVNTQNVRDLRQPFGGVKSSGTGREGGEYSFEVFAEMKNVCISMGDHPIPRWGV from the coding sequence ATGAAAACCATCAACCATTGGATTAACGGTAAAAACGTAGCCAGCAAAGAGTACTTCACCACCACCAACCCGGCCAACGGCGAGGTGCTGGCGGAAGTGGCGTCCGGCGGACAGCTGGAGATCGAGCAGGCGGTGGCTGCCGCCAAGGCGGCTTTCCCGAAATGGGCCAATACGCCAATGAAAGAGCGTGCGCGCCTGATGCGTCGCCTGGGCGAACTGATCGACGAGAACGTGCCGCAGATCGCCGAGATGGAAACCGCCGATACCGGCCTGCCAATCCACCAAACCAAAAACGTGCTGATCCCGCGTGCCTCGCACAACTTTGAGTTCTTCGCCGAGATCTGTCAGCAGATGAATGGCCGCACCTACCCGGTGGACGACAAGATGCTCAACTACACGCTGATCCAGCCGGTCGGGGTGTGTGCGCTGGTGTCGCCGTGGAACGTGCCTTTCATGACCGCCACCTGGAAAACCGCGCCCTGCCTGGCGCTGGGCAACACCGCGGTGCTGAAAATGTCCGAGCTGTCGCCGCTGACGGCCGATCGTCTGGGTGAACTGGCGCTGGAAGCCGGCATTCCGGCCGGGGTGCTCAACGTGGTGCAAGGTTACGGCGCTACCGCCGGGGATGCTCTGGTGCGCCATAAAGACGTGCGCGCCGTGTCCTTTACCGGCGGCACCGCTACCGGTCGCCGGATTATTGAAAGCGCCGGGTTGAAGAAGTTTTCCATGGAGTTGGGCGGTAAATCGCCGGTGCTGATTTTTGAGGATGCCGACATTGAACGTGCGCTGGATGCCGCGTTGTTCACCATTTTCTCGATCAACGGTGAACGCTGCACCGCCGGTTCGCGCATCTTTATTCAGGAGAGCATCTACCCGGAATTCGTCAAACGCTTCGCCGAGCGCGCCAACCGCCTGCGGGTGGGGGATCCGCAGGATCCCAATACCCAGGTCGGGGCGCTGATCAGCCCGCAGCACTGGGAAAAAGTCTCCGGCTATATCCGCCTGGGGCTGGAAGAAGGGGCGACGCTATTGGCCGGCGGCCCGGATAAACCGGCCGGTCTGAGCCACGGCAACTTCCTGCGCCCGACGGTGCTGGCGGATGTCGACAACCGGATGCGCATTGCGCAGGAGGAGATTTTCGGGCCGGTGGCCTGCCTGCTGCCGTTCAAATCAGAAGAAGACGGCCTGCGTATGGCCAACGACGTGGAGTACGGCCTGGCGTCGTATATCTGGACGCAGGATGTGAGCAAGGTGTTGCGTCTGGCTCGCAATATTGAAGCGGGCATGGTTTTCGTCAACACCCAAAACGTACGCGATCTGCGTCAGCCATTTGGCGGCGTGAAATCGTCCGGCACCGGCCGTGAAGGCGGGGAATACAGTTTCGAAGTGTTCGCCGAGATGAAGAACGTGTGTATTTCCATGGGGGATCACCCGATCCCACGTTGGGGCGTCTAG